One Mucilaginibacter ginkgonis genomic region harbors:
- a CDS encoding DUF47 domain-containing protein, producing the protein MKTSLFGRIMPGNNKTFFNLFDDAAATALEMASLLYQSVSSANPQDLKMNFNVISRLKEKGNNIKREMYALSGQAFISPFSRDDMYALSSALNTLSDFIDIASRRVNFYNIVVTEPVKELAGLIVDCCSELTKLIVELQDISQSEVIEAHVENIKKLEHQADIVNNKAMSALIEKETDPLEIMKYSEIFSVLERATDKCELVVNVIETVIVKNS; encoded by the coding sequence TTTTTTAACCTGTTTGATGACGCGGCGGCGACGGCGCTGGAAATGGCCAGCCTGCTTTATCAGTCTGTTTCTTCAGCAAACCCGCAGGACCTGAAGATGAACTTTAATGTCATCAGCCGCTTAAAAGAGAAAGGCAATAACATTAAGCGCGAAATGTATGCGCTGTCCGGCCAGGCTTTCATATCTCCATTTAGCCGCGATGATATGTACGCTTTGTCATCAGCACTGAATACGCTTTCAGATTTTATAGATATCGCTTCCCGACGGGTTAACTTTTACAATATTGTTGTGACCGAGCCTGTAAAGGAATTGGCCGGGCTGATAGTGGATTGCTGCAGCGAGTTAACAAAACTAATTGTCGAGCTACAGGACATTTCACAATCTGAAGTGATCGAAGCCCACGTAGAAAACATCAAAAAATTAGAGCACCAGGCAGACATTGTCAACAATAAAGCCATGTCCGCACTTATAGAAAAAGAAACAGACCCGCTGGAGATCATGAAATACAGCGAAATATTCTCGGTCTTAGAGCGCGCTACCGACAAGTGCGAACTTGTGGTGAACGTTATCGAAACGGTTATCGTTAAAAACTCTTAA